A region of Anopheles merus strain MAF chromosome 2R, AmerM5.1, whole genome shotgun sequence DNA encodes the following proteins:
- the LOC121590686 gene encoding cleavage stimulation factor subunit 2-like, whose product MGDRNHDPGIMDKSMRSVFVGNIPYDATEEALKEIFCEVGLVLSMKLVYDRETGKPKGYGFCEYKDKETALSAMRNLNGYVFGGRPLRVDNACTEKSRMEMAALLHVNRAESPYGEHCSPQHAPEVITKHVSSLPPERLHELMLQMKQLVQTNPFEARHMLVQNPQLAYALLQVQVLTKAIDPAAAYSFLYKSQSAPGFSEPFQGNQPQGGMQGNAGQFMPQYGANNGNAESFRPNVDPRLGRQAASGANDYDPRNRFAAGSQTGQRPAQPPQQNAAPFPTDPRQRPVDPRMGKDPRLMNAGAAHFGSNANQLPSGGTGRPMVPSAASLSAASSGLNLDPLPSDATDQEKAALIMQVLQLSDEQINLLPPEQRNSILVLKEQIVRSTQIR is encoded by the exons ATGGGCGACCGTAACCATGATCCGGGCATTATGGATAAGTCGATGCGATCGGTGTTCGTGGGAAATATTCCGTACGATGCAACCGAAGAAGCGCTGAAGGAAATATTCTGCGAGGTCGGCTTGGTGCTATCTATGAA GTTGGTCTACGATCGCGAAACAGGGAAACCGAAAGGCTATGGCTTTTGCGAATACAAGGACAAAGAGACGGCGCTTAGTGCGATGCGCAACTTAAATGGGTACGTGTTCGGAGGGCGGCCGCTTCGTGTGGACAATGCTTGTACGGAAAAATCACGCATGGAGATGGCTGCATTGCTTCATGTGAACCGAGCTGAGAGTCCGTATGGTGAGCACTGCTCGCCGCAGCATGCCCCGGAAGTGATTACTAAGCATGTCAGTAGCCTCCCACCGGAACGTTTGCATGAACTGATGTTGCAAATGAAGCAGTTGGTGCAAACTAACCCCTTTGAAGCGCGTCACATGCTTGTCCAAAATCCCCAGCTGGCATACGCACTGCTTCAGGTGCAGGTGCTTACGAAGGCAATTGATCCGGCGGCAGCATATTCCTTCCTTTACAAGTCGCAATCCGCACCTGGCTTCAGCGAGCCATTCCAGGGAAACCAACCTCAAGGTGGGATGCAGGGAAATGCAGGACAATTTATGCCACAGTATGGTGCCAATAATGGCAATGCTGAAAGCTTTCGCCCGAACGTTGACCCTCGGCTCGGACGCCAAGCGGCATCGGGCGCAAACGATTACGATCCCCGGAACCGTTTTGCGGCCGGTAGCCAAACAGGACAAAGGCCTGCGCAGCCTCCCCAGCAAAATGCAGCTCCCTTTCCAACCGATCCGAGACAGCGCCCCGTCGATCCGCGTATGGGTAAGGATCCACGTTTGATGAACGCTGGTGCTGCTCATTTTGGATCGAATGCAAACCAACTACCGTCAGGAGGAACCGGTCGACCAATGGTGCCTAGTGCTGCATCGCTGTCCGCTGCATCGTCGGGGTTGAACTTGGATCCTCTTCCGAGCGATGCCACAGACCAAGAGAAGGCAGCACTAATCATGCAAGTGTTGCAGCTTTCCGACGAACAGATTAACCTGTTGCCCCCGGAGCAACGGAACAGTATCCTTGTGCTGAAGGAACAAATAGTACGAAGCACACAAATTAGATGA